The Pelagibacterium halotolerans B2 genome has a segment encoding these proteins:
- a CDS encoding septal ring lytic transglycosylase RlpA family protein codes for MKFIKPAVLVSALTLGAFPLATSAINAQDTIAIVQTLSGTASWYGGKFHGRKTANGETYNQHALTAAHRYLPFGTEVVVTNNNNGESVVVRINDRGPFVGGRIIDLSHAAASQIGMINSGTARVTVEVIG; via the coding sequence ATGAAATTCATCAAGCCTGCAGTGCTGGTTTCAGCACTCACTCTTGGAGCTTTCCCCCTCGCCACTTCAGCCATCAACGCACAGGATACGATAGCCATCGTTCAAACCCTGTCAGGCACCGCGTCATGGTATGGCGGCAAGTTCCACGGCAGAAAAACCGCCAACGGCGAAACCTACAACCAGCATGCCCTTACCGCCGCCCACCGCTACCTGCCTTTCGGCACCGAAGTGGTGGTGACCAACAACAACAATGGCGAAAGCGTCGTGGTTCGCATCAATGATCGCGGCCCCTTCGTCGGCGGACGGATCATCGACCTCTCCCACGCAGCAGCCAGCCAGATCGGCATGATAAATTCGGGCACGGCGCGCGTTACGGTCGAAGTCATCGGCTGA
- a CDS encoding ABC transporter ATP-binding protein — MADGLISGMDLSKIYATATGPLVALDGVSFSIEEGEFISLVGPSGCGKSTLLSILGGLEERSEGDLILAGQRLDRPRADIGMMFQTSVLFPWRTVRQNVELPGVILNLDKKQQAERCDELLDLVGLNGFGERYPKELSGGMRQRVALARLLAHDPRVLLMDEPFGALDEFTRETMNLELLKVWEKTGKTVIFVTHNIGEAVFLSDRIFVMTPRPGRLEGVVEVDLPRPRRTEMMRDQRYSDHVFEIRRMLGVDH, encoded by the coding sequence ATGGCGGACGGGCTGATTTCGGGAATGGATTTGAGCAAGATCTACGCGACGGCGACGGGTCCGCTCGTTGCGCTCGACGGCGTTTCCTTTTCCATCGAGGAAGGGGAGTTCATTTCATTGGTCGGCCCGAGCGGATGCGGAAAGTCGACGCTGCTGTCCATTCTCGGAGGGCTCGAAGAGCGCTCGGAGGGCGATCTGATCCTGGCTGGACAGCGGCTCGACCGACCCCGCGCCGATATCGGCATGATGTTTCAGACCTCGGTGCTGTTTCCCTGGCGCACCGTGCGCCAGAACGTGGAACTGCCCGGCGTTATACTCAATCTCGATAAGAAGCAGCAGGCCGAGCGGTGCGACGAACTGCTGGACCTTGTGGGGTTGAACGGGTTCGGAGAGCGCTATCCAAAGGAGCTTTCGGGCGGTATGCGGCAGCGCGTGGCACTGGCCCGACTGCTGGCCCATGACCCGCGTGTGTTGCTGATGGACGAGCCGTTCGGCGCGCTGGACGAATTTACCCGCGAGACGATGAACCTCGAACTGCTCAAGGTCTGGGAGAAGACTGGCAAGACGGTGATTTTCGTCACTCACAATATCGGCGAGGCGGTGTTTCTGTCGGACCGCATTTTCGTCATGACGCCGCGACCGGGGCGGCTCGAGGGCGTCGTCGAGGTGGACCTGCCGCGGCCGCGGCGAACCGAGATGATGCGCGATCAGCGCTATTCCGACCATGTTTTCGAGATCCGCCGCATGCTCGGTGTGGATCATTGA
- a CDS encoding GntR family transcriptional regulator — MKKQTATDRIRAALADAIVRGEMGPGVVLDEASLAERFSVSRTPVREAIRQLEAIGFAEARPHRGAVVPNFTPERLTEMFGVMAELEALCARSAAQRATPSDLEALDRVHSDCADAARLGDIDAYYQTNLTFHETVYAIGGNRFLAEVTIGVRNRVAPFRKAQFRSLGRLLKSVEEHQRVVDAIVAQDPDAAAEAMREHMLVVRASVGEVSPTLKS, encoded by the coding sequence GTGAAAAAACAGACAGCCACAGACCGCATTCGTGCCGCGCTGGCCGATGCCATAGTTCGCGGCGAGATGGGGCCGGGCGTTGTGCTCGACGAAGCCTCGCTGGCCGAGCGATTTTCGGTTTCCCGCACCCCGGTGCGCGAGGCCATTCGCCAGCTCGAAGCAATCGGTTTTGCTGAAGCGCGGCCCCATCGCGGTGCTGTAGTTCCCAATTTCACGCCCGAGCGGCTCACCGAAATGTTCGGGGTGATGGCCGAACTCGAGGCGTTATGCGCCCGATCCGCCGCCCAACGCGCCACGCCCTCCGACCTCGAAGCGCTCGATAGGGTCCATTCCGATTGCGCGGACGCCGCCCGGCTTGGCGATATCGATGCCTACTACCAGACCAATCTGACCTTCCACGAGACGGTCTATGCAATCGGGGGCAATCGGTTCCTTGCCGAGGTGACCATCGGCGTGCGCAACCGCGTCGCCCCGTTCCGCAAGGCGCAATTCCGCTCGCTCGGGCGCCTGCTCAAATCGGTCGAGGAGCACCAGCGGGTCGTCGATGCAATCGTGGCCCAGGACCCCGACGCCGCTGCCGAGGCGATGCGCGAGCACATGCTTGTGGTTCGCGCCTCGGTCGGCGAGGTCTCGCCGACGCTGAAATCCTGA
- a CDS encoding iron-siderophore ABC transporter substrate-binding protein yields MMIGMRAALVLTMSGFLAGPGLAQEFPVTIDHVYGQTTIEAQPERVVTWAWGNTDAVLSLGVKPVAIPFISYGGGDNGIHPWAEEALEAMGGELPAILAEGDEPPYEQILAADPDVIIAVYSGITEEQYERLSQIAPTVAYQGAAWSAPWQEVTRAVGQALGLAEEAETLVAETEQFVADTVAQHDGLEGTTFIGLNDYDGSLAIYAGLDSRVKFLTDLGLVYAPSLDALGGDGENFYFSVSYENADQLVSDILVSYYENQADSDAFFSQPYIARLPQTEAGAYASIVGIEEVAAVSPPSALSLRWGLEDYVAQLAAAAEKAE; encoded by the coding sequence ATGATGATCGGGATGAGGGCGGCATTGGTTTTGACGATGTCGGGATTTCTGGCAGGGCCGGGCCTGGCGCAGGAATTTCCGGTGACCATCGACCATGTCTATGGGCAGACCACGATCGAGGCGCAGCCCGAGCGGGTCGTGACCTGGGCATGGGGCAATACCGATGCGGTCCTGTCGCTGGGCGTCAAGCCGGTGGCCATTCCATTCATCTCGTATGGCGGCGGTGACAACGGTATCCATCCGTGGGCCGAAGAGGCACTGGAGGCGATGGGCGGGGAGTTGCCGGCCATCCTCGCCGAGGGCGACGAACCGCCCTATGAGCAGATCCTGGCCGCCGATCCCGATGTCATCATTGCCGTTTATTCGGGGATCACAGAGGAGCAATATGAGCGGCTAAGCCAGATCGCGCCGACAGTCGCCTATCAGGGTGCGGCCTGGAGCGCGCCGTGGCAGGAGGTAACTCGCGCGGTGGGGCAAGCACTGGGACTTGCCGAGGAGGCCGAGACGCTGGTGGCCGAAACCGAGCAGTTCGTGGCCGATACCGTTGCGCAGCATGACGGGCTTGAAGGCACGACGTTTATCGGCCTCAACGATTATGACGGGTCGCTGGCCATCTATGCCGGGCTCGACTCGCGGGTGAAGTTCCTGACCGATCTGGGGCTGGTCTATGCGCCGAGTCTGGATGCACTGGGCGGGGATGGCGAGAATTTCTATTTCTCGGTGAGTTACGAGAATGCGGATCAACTGGTCTCGGACATTCTGGTTTCCTACTATGAGAACCAGGCGGACTCCGATGCGTTCTTTTCGCAACCCTATATCGCGCGGCTGCCGCAGACCGAAGCGGGTGCCTATGCTTCCATCGTGGGGATCGAAGAGGTTGCCGCCGTCTCTCCCCCGTCGGCGCTCTCCTTGCGCTGGGGGCTCGAGGACTATGTCGCCCAACTGGCCGCAGCGGCTGAGAAGGCCGAGTAA
- a CDS encoding methyl-accepting chemotaxis protein: MFSKLSVKFRVYGAFGVLMVLLVLVGLAGHFGVQSMSGLLDGYKASAAKTQEVSDYIRDLEEARRLNYAFRLNPSVEAGEALVIMADDVATNDPEGVAQFADDPEALATIAEVEVLAAQYLTAINEMIAAQQAMNVTAQVAAARVLDELGPQMQTLYDNLSDRIVGQQAALGAQIATEQSYYMTILTVEIAAALLIGAICAFAMGRWLSSAISGMTLMMRRLADGDFNTDISGSEREHELGQMAKALQVFRSNGQAMEAAEAERLLNAKAAAERAEMMDRFQTAFDTVIKACVAGDFTTRITETFGDEDIDQVAANFNAMLDTVNAGLGEAGHVLSALARTDLTQRMEGEYHGAFAALRDDTNSVAETLTAIVAQLKTTSRGLKTATGEILAGANDLSERTTRQAAAIEETSAAIEQLTSTVKGNAEKAEIAHDKSQAAAELANAGGEVMGEATTAMERITTSSGKISTIIGMIDDIAFQTNLLALNASVEAARAGEAGKGFAVVAIEVRRLAQSAAQASSEVKALIEQSAKEVDGGSKLVAEAASKLSDILAAVRENSELMQGISEANREQTTAIGEVRTAVQQMDEMTQHNAALVEETNAAIEQTEAQASELDRVVEIFTIDKSTTIASEPTAPQPRKPEVAKAARSYLTQGNAALKDDWSEF, from the coding sequence ATGTTTTCAAAACTCAGCGTGAAATTCAGGGTTTATGGCGCCTTTGGCGTTCTCATGGTTCTTCTGGTCCTTGTCGGACTTGCCGGTCATTTCGGCGTTCAATCGATGAGTGGACTGCTCGACGGGTACAAGGCCAGCGCGGCCAAGACCCAGGAGGTCAGCGACTATATCCGCGATCTCGAGGAAGCGCGCAGGCTCAACTACGCTTTCCGGCTCAATCCGTCCGTGGAAGCGGGTGAAGCGCTTGTGATCATGGCCGACGACGTGGCGACGAACGACCCGGAGGGGGTTGCGCAGTTTGCGGACGATCCCGAGGCGCTGGCGACCATTGCCGAGGTCGAGGTGCTTGCCGCGCAGTATCTTACGGCGATCAACGAAATGATCGCGGCCCAGCAGGCGATGAACGTGACCGCGCAGGTGGCCGCGGCGCGCGTGCTCGACGAACTCGGGCCGCAGATGCAAACGCTCTATGACAATCTGTCCGACCGGATCGTCGGGCAGCAGGCAGCGCTGGGCGCACAAATCGCGACAGAGCAAAGCTATTACATGACCATCCTGACCGTAGAGATCGCTGCTGCGCTGCTGATCGGGGCGATTTGTGCCTTTGCGATGGGCCGGTGGCTGTCGAGCGCCATTTCGGGCATGACGCTGATGATGCGGCGGCTGGCCGATGGCGATTTCAATACCGATATTTCGGGAAGCGAACGCGAGCACGAACTGGGCCAGATGGCCAAGGCGTTGCAGGTGTTCCGCTCCAACGGTCAGGCCATGGAAGCGGCTGAGGCGGAGCGTTTGCTCAATGCCAAAGCCGCCGCAGAACGCGCCGAGATGATGGACCGGTTCCAGACGGCCTTCGATACGGTCATCAAGGCCTGCGTTGCCGGCGACTTCACGACCCGGATCACCGAGACGTTCGGCGATGAGGATATCGATCAGGTTGCAGCCAATTTCAACGCCATGCTCGATACGGTCAATGCCGGGCTCGGGGAAGCGGGGCATGTGCTTTCGGCGCTGGCCCGCACCGACCTGACCCAGCGCATGGAGGGCGAATATCATGGGGCTTTCGCAGCGCTGCGCGACGACACCAATTCGGTGGCCGAGACGCTGACCGCGATCGTCGCGCAACTCAAGACGACGTCGCGCGGGCTCAAGACGGCAACGGGGGAAATCCTGGCGGGGGCCAATGATCTGTCCGAGCGCACGACGCGGCAGGCGGCAGCCATCGAGGAAACCTCGGCGGCTATCGAACAGCTCACCTCGACGGTCAAAGGCAATGCCGAGAAGGCGGAAATTGCCCATGACAAGAGCCAGGCGGCTGCCGAACTCGCCAATGCAGGCGGCGAGGTGATGGGCGAGGCCACGACGGCCATGGAACGGATCACCACGTCTTCAGGCAAGATCTCGACAATCATCGGGATGATCGACGACATCGCGTTCCAGACCAACCTTCTGGCGCTCAACGCTTCGGTGGAAGCGGCGCGGGCCGGGGAAGCAGGCAAGGGGTTCGCGGTCGTTGCCATCGAGGTGCGCCGGTTGGCGCAATCGGCGGCGCAGGCGTCGTCCGAGGTCAAGGCGCTGATCGAACAGAGCGCCAAGGAAGTCGATGGTGGCTCCAAACTTGTGGCCGAGGCGGCCTCCAAGCTCAGCGACATCCTGGCGGCGGTTCGGGAAAATTCCGAACTGATGCAGGGAATCTCCGAAGCCAATCGCGAGCAGACAACGGCCATTGGCGAAGTGCGGACAGCCGTGCAGCAGATGGATGAGATGACCCAGCACAACGCGGCGCTGGTCGAGGAGACCAACGCGGCGATCGAGCAGACAGAGGCGCAGGCGAGTGAACTCGATCGCGTGGTGGAGATTTTCACCATCGACAAATCCACAACGATTGCCAGCGAGCCAACGGCGCCGCAACCGCGCAAGCCGGAGGTGGCCAAGGCGGCACGCTCGTATCTGACCCAGGGCAATGCCGCGCTCAAGGATGACTGGTCGGAGTTCTAG
- a CDS encoding ABC transporter substrate-binding protein, with protein sequence MTGANILAKAGAAALSTSLLALLTAGAAFGQDLTPFNGVTAQGGPTAQMFPIFMAQEMGYYEEEGLDVTLNYSKGSSDAARQLAAGNVDWGIFSSAATMQTVQRGFPLKAIMQVYYPDTFDIVVPEESEVQTMADMAGLTIGLSDLAGGEVPMTRASIVSSGLAEGSDVRLVVAGEGDPTTVRSFEEGRIQAYAGAKRDLLLLPAQGIATRSITPEVIAQFPGDALAVRLETYEADPELLAKFVRATLKGWSYGMTNPDDAFELLRTEYAAASLGDNPVAAEFWALVQTYYTAPEAVELHGEFVPEAWEIYMEYLQLGEGEQKALAGPVDLSAVLTDDIVEAAWDGLELP encoded by the coding sequence ATGACTGGTGCAAATATCCTCGCCAAGGCTGGAGCCGCGGCCCTTTCGACGAGCCTTTTGGCGCTGCTTACCGCCGGGGCTGCCTTCGGGCAGGACTTGACGCCCTTTAACGGGGTCACGGCGCAGGGCGGTCCGACCGCCCAGATGTTCCCGATCTTCATGGCCCAGGAAATGGGCTATTATGAAGAGGAGGGGCTGGACGTGACGCTCAATTATTCAAAGGGGTCGTCGGACGCTGCGCGGCAGTTGGCCGCCGGCAATGTGGACTGGGGGATCTTTTCCTCGGCCGCCACGATGCAGACCGTCCAGCGCGGGTTCCCGCTCAAGGCGATCATGCAGGTTTATTATCCCGATACGTTCGATATCGTGGTGCCTGAAGAGAGCGAAGTGCAGACAATGGCGGACATGGCCGGGCTGACGATCGGTCTGTCCGATCTGGCCGGCGGGGAAGTGCCGATGACGCGGGCCTCGATCGTATCGTCGGGACTGGCCGAGGGTTCCGACGTGCGGTTGGTGGTCGCCGGGGAAGGCGATCCCACGACGGTGCGTTCTTTCGAAGAGGGCCGCATCCAGGCCTATGCCGGCGCCAAGCGCGATCTGCTCTTGCTCCCCGCACAAGGTATCGCGACCCGCTCGATCACCCCGGAGGTTATTGCTCAATTCCCCGGCGATGCGCTGGCGGTGCGGTTGGAAACCTATGAAGCCGATCCCGAACTGCTCGCAAAGTTCGTTCGGGCGACGCTCAAGGGCTGGTCGTACGGGATGACCAATCCGGACGACGCGTTTGAATTGCTCAGGACCGAATATGCCGCCGCATCCCTGGGCGACAATCCGGTGGCCGCCGAATTCTGGGCGCTCGTCCAGACTTACTATACGGCGCCAGAGGCGGTCGAACTGCATGGTGAGTTCGTTCCCGAGGCATGGGAAATCTATATGGAGTACCTGCAACTGGGCGAGGGTGAACAAAAGGCGCTTGCCGGACCTGTCGACCTTTCGGCGGTTCTGACCGACGATATCGTCGAAGCTGCGTGGGATGGGCTCGAGCTGCCCTGA
- a CDS encoding ABC transporter ATP-binding protein translates to MTTLTAGRERSRGDARAHVAAAHSGKDRSPLLRIALLAFRHHWQVAIAVVATIVAALLQLAIPRLLGQAIDQAQNILSVAGQDAEQALWASAITLLVVSILRGLFTLLQNYFAESVGHHVGYELRLAFYDKVQRLPYAYHDKVHSGDLITIGLLDLDGIRMFFSTGLIRVVLLTILIGVGAWMLISTDTVLGLLALSFVPFVAWRSSVAQLTLRATWLALQEKLSVLTRIMEENLGGIRVVRAFSGQKHELKKFDTASADALGLAHRRTNIRVKNTSMMTFSFFAAMGLVLWVGGNKVIAGEISVGTLASFLTFMTILQMPVRQLGLMVNSFARASTCGNRFFAFIDAPVDIKDKPDAADLAVTDGTLSFEHVGFTYDGAAHPTLKDVSFTARKGQTIGIVGAPGSGKSTLAHLIARFYDVSEGGIKIDGQDVRDVTLKSLRTNVAIVQQDTFLFTTTLENNIAYGNPWAKETRIEKAAESAQLHNYIMGLPANYDTVVGERGVSLSGGQRQRLSIARSLVLKPAVMVFDDSTAAIDAGTEHRIRSAIRRFAKDRITIIIAHRLSSLMDADTIFFLEDGAIAEAGTHAELLALGGRYRALYDLQTRPTEDIEHQEAGQ, encoded by the coding sequence GTGACCACCCTCACGGCTGGCCGGGAGCGTTCGCGTGGCGACGCCAGGGCCCATGTTGCCGCCGCCCATTCCGGCAAGGATCGAAGCCCCCTGTTGCGGATCGCCCTTCTGGCTTTCCGCCATCACTGGCAGGTTGCGATCGCCGTCGTCGCGACCATCGTCGCAGCCCTGCTCCAGCTTGCGATCCCCCGCCTTCTGGGCCAGGCCATCGATCAGGCGCAAAACATCCTCTCCGTAGCCGGGCAGGACGCCGAACAGGCCCTCTGGGCCAGCGCCATCACTCTGCTCGTCGTCTCGATCCTGCGCGGGCTGTTCACGCTTTTGCAGAACTATTTCGCGGAATCTGTTGGCCATCACGTCGGCTATGAATTGCGGCTCGCCTTTTACGACAAGGTCCAGCGCCTCCCCTACGCCTATCACGACAAGGTCCATTCCGGTGACCTCATCACCATCGGCCTTCTCGATCTCGATGGCATCCGCATGTTCTTTTCGACCGGCCTGATCCGTGTCGTCCTGCTCACCATCCTGATCGGTGTCGGCGCCTGGATGCTGATTTCCACCGATACCGTGCTCGGCCTTCTCGCGCTCAGCTTCGTCCCCTTCGTCGCCTGGCGCTCCTCGGTCGCCCAGTTGACCCTGCGCGCGACCTGGCTGGCCCTGCAGGAAAAGCTCTCCGTCCTCACCCGCATCATGGAAGAAAACCTCGGCGGCATCCGCGTCGTCCGCGCCTTTTCGGGCCAGAAGCACGAGCTCAAAAAGTTCGACACCGCCTCGGCCGATGCCCTCGGGCTTGCCCATCGGCGTACCAATATCCGGGTGAAAAACACCTCGATGATGACCTTTTCCTTCTTTGCCGCCATGGGGTTGGTCCTCTGGGTCGGCGGCAACAAGGTCATCGCCGGCGAAATCAGCGTCGGCACGCTGGCCAGCTTTCTCACCTTCATGACCATCCTGCAGATGCCCGTGCGCCAGCTCGGCCTGATGGTCAATTCCTTCGCCCGCGCCTCCACCTGCGGCAATCGCTTCTTTGCCTTCATCGACGCCCCCGTGGATATCAAGGACAAGCCCGACGCTGCCGATCTTGCCGTCACAGACGGCACGCTCAGCTTCGAGCATGTGGGCTTCACCTATGACGGTGCCGCCCATCCGACCCTCAAGGACGTCAGCTTCACCGCCCGCAAGGGCCAGACCATCGGCATCGTCGGCGCGCCAGGCAGCGGCAAATCCACCCTCGCCCACCTCATCGCCCGTTTTTACGACGTCTCCGAAGGCGGCATAAAGATCGACGGTCAGGACGTCCGCGACGTGACGCTGAAATCCCTGCGCACCAACGTCGCCATCGTCCAGCAGGATACGTTCCTGTTCACCACCACGCTCGAAAACAACATCGCCTATGGCAACCCCTGGGCCAAGGAAACCCGCATCGAAAAGGCCGCCGAAAGCGCCCAACTCCATAACTACATCATGGGCCTGCCCGCCAATTACGATACCGTCGTCGGCGAACGCGGCGTCTCGCTCTCGGGCGGTCAGCGGCAGCGCCTTTCCATCGCCCGCTCCCTGGTCCTCAAGCCCGCCGTCATGGTGTTCGACGATTCCACTGCCGCCATCGATGCCGGCACCGAACATCGCATCCGCTCGGCCATCCGCCGCTTTGCCAAAGACCGCATCACCATCATCATCGCCCACCGCCTCTCCTCGCTCATGGACGCCGATACCATCTTCTTCCTCGAGGATGGTGCCATCGCCGAAGCCGGCACCCACGCCGAACTGCTCGCACTGGGCGGCCGCTATCGCGCCCTCTACGACCTCCAGACCCGCCCCACCGAAGACATCGAACACCAAGAGGCCGGCCAATGA
- a CDS encoding amidase, with the protein MIPNSSQTVDLAVVGAHLRGMPLNRELTERGAVFLRECRTAPCYKLFALPGTVPPKPGLLRVRDGEGSPIVVEVWRLKVSAFGSFVAAIPAPMGIGVARLDDGTEVKGFIAEPLALDGALDITAFGGWRNYVASLAAAQGA; encoded by the coding sequence ATGATCCCCAATTCGTCCCAGACCGTCGATCTGGCCGTCGTCGGCGCGCATTTGCGCGGCATGCCGCTCAATCGCGAGCTAACCGAGCGCGGTGCGGTTTTCCTGCGCGAGTGCCGGACCGCGCCCTGCTACAAGCTTTTCGCGCTGCCGGGCACTGTGCCGCCCAAGCCGGGGCTGCTGCGCGTGCGGGACGGCGAGGGGAGCCCGATCGTTGTCGAAGTGTGGCGCCTCAAGGTTTCGGCCTTCGGATCGTTCGTTGCGGCGATACCCGCGCCGATGGGGATCGGTGTGGCGCGGCTCGATGACGGGACGGAGGTCAAGGGCTTCATTGCCGAGCCCCTGGCGCTGGACGGCGCACTCGATATCACCGCATTTGGCGGGTGGCGCAATTATGTCGCCAGTCTCGCCGCGGCGCAGGGCGCTTAA
- a CDS encoding ABC transporter permease, whose amino-acid sequence MTSAGQAMTAEQALVHADDASATEAFVARERAKARRGALNNRLMATGFGLFVLAVWAFVTETGMVHALIIPSPVDTFWATGRVMSASYFWPNVWVTLSEIAWGFFWGLSSGVLFGVGVAMFPFIRATIYPYLVALQAPPKIVLAPIFITWFGFDQASKIAIAAVMSFFPMFLNTLTGLASVDPNAVRLMKSLTAGRWKTFRYLLLPNALPIMMAGVKLCWTLAVLGVIVGEFVGASAGIGYLIYAMNFQLDIAGVFSLIILLSVFTLAVYQFIEWLESRIVFWQQV is encoded by the coding sequence ATGACATCTGCCGGGCAAGCCATGACAGCCGAGCAGGCACTTGTGCATGCGGACGATGCAAGCGCGACCGAAGCGTTTGTGGCACGCGAACGGGCCAAGGCGCGGCGCGGCGCGCTCAACAACAGGCTGATGGCGACGGGGTTCGGGCTCTTCGTCCTCGCGGTCTGGGCGTTCGTCACGGAAACCGGGATGGTGCATGCGCTGATCATTCCCTCGCCGGTCGATACGTTCTGGGCGACCGGGCGGGTGATGAGTGCGAGCTATTTCTGGCCCAATGTGTGGGTCACGCTTTCGGAGATTGCCTGGGGGTTTTTCTGGGGATTGAGCAGTGGCGTGCTGTTCGGGGTGGGGGTTGCCATGTTCCCCTTCATTCGGGCCACCATCTATCCCTATCTGGTGGCGCTGCAGGCGCCGCCCAAGATCGTTCTGGCGCCGATCTTCATTACATGGTTCGGGTTCGATCAGGCCTCAAAGATCGCCATTGCGGCGGTCATGAGCTTTTTCCCGATGTTTCTCAACACGCTGACCGGGCTGGCCTCGGTCGACCCAAATGCCGTGCGGCTGATGAAATCGCTGACGGCGGGGCGCTGGAAAACCTTCCGCTACCTGCTGCTGCCCAATGCGCTGCCGATCATGATGGCCGGGGTCAAGCTGTGCTGGACGCTGGCGGTGCTCGGGGTGATCGTCGGCGAGTTCGTGGGCGCGTCAGCGGGGATCGGGTACCTCATCTACGCGATGAATTTCCAGCTCGATATCGCCGGCGTCTTTTCGCTCATCATCCTGCTCTCGGTGTTCACGCTGGCTGTCTATCAGTTCATCGAGTGGCTCGAGAGCCGCATCGTCTTCTGGCAGCAGGTTTAG